A single genomic interval of Helianthus annuus cultivar XRQ/B chromosome 13, HanXRQr2.0-SUNRISE, whole genome shotgun sequence harbors:
- the LOC110899096 gene encoding serine/threonine protein phosphatase 2A 57 kDa regulatory subunit B' kappa isoform: protein MLKQILNKLPKKPIKSESLEDPSITKPNPPKRSSSAVFPSSILTGIEPLIPFKDAPISEQMSLFISKLSLCCMVFDFNDPSKNPEEKELKRLTLLELLDFITSGQAPKFSEPAIFALCKMCSVNLYRIFPPNYRNNRCSRGKNKGEKQENEVDEPSFDPAWPHLRIVYDVLLEYVASSSVEPKVAKKYINHSFILQLLDLFESEDPRERGCLKAIMHRIYGKFMVHRPFIRKSISNVFYRFVFESERHNGIAELLEIFGSVITGFSLPLKEEHRIFLWRVLIPLHKPKCLGVYFQQLCYCVSQFIEKDPKLASMVIRGLLKYWPITNSQKEVMFLGEIEEILEAISMVEFQRIMVPLFWRIGCCITSSHFQVAEKALLLWNNDQIYNLIGHNREVILPIIFPALEMNMQNHWNQSVLNLTHSVRNVMTEMDNMLFLACFARFLEEREKESFETEKRKEAWARLENAASLQPVSWNTTAVLIKGRRDSTYETRKNEATDQMTGLESLISS, encoded by the exons ATGTTGAAGCAGATTCTCAACAAGCTCCCCAAAAAACCCATAAAGTCTGAATCTTTAGAAGACCCTTCAATCACAAAACCAAACCCACCAAAAAGATCATCATCTGCAGTGTTCCCATCAAGCATATTAACAGGAATTGAACCACTTATACCCTTCAAAGATGCCCCAATTTCCGAACAGATGTCATTGTTCATCAGTAAGTTAAGCCTCTGCTGTATGGTATTTGATTTCAATGATCCTAGTAAAAACCCAGAGGAAAAAGAGCTCAAAAGGTTAACATTACTCGAATTACTCGACTTTATCACATCCGGGCAGGCTCCGAAATTCTCGGAGCCTGCAATCTTCGCATTATGTAAGATGTGTTCTGTTAATCTGTATAGAATCTTCCCGCCAAATTATCGAAACAATCGATGTTCGAGAGGTAAAAACAAAGGAGAGAAACAAGAAAATGAAGTCGACGAGCCCTCATTTGATCCCGCGTGGCCACATTTGCGAATCGTATACGATGTATTACTTGAATATGTTGCATCTTCTTCGGTTGAGCCAAAGGTTGCTAAAAAGTATATAAACCATTCGTTTATTTTACAACTGCTTGACCTTTTTGAATCTGAAGATCCTCGGGAACGCGGGTGTTTAAAGGCGATAATGCATAGAATTTACGGCAAGTTTATGGTGCACCGACCGTTTATTCGGAAAAGTATAAGTAATGTGTTTTATAGGTTTGTTTTCGAAAGCGAACGGCACAATGGGATAGCGGAGTTGTTAGAGATTTTCGGCAGTGTGATCACGGGTTTTTCGTTGCCGTTGAAGGAAGAACACAGGATCTTTCTATGGAGGGTTTTGATCCCGTTGCATAAACCGAAGTGTTTAGGGGTTTATTTTCAGCAGTTGTGTTATTGTGTATCGCAGTTTATTGAAAAGGATCCGAAGTTAGCTAGCATGGTGATTCGGGGGTTGTTGAAGTATTGGCCGATTACTAATAGTCAGAAAGAAGTGATGTTTTTGGGGGAGATTGAAGAGATTCTCGAAGCGATTAGCATGGTCGAGTTTCAGAGAATTATGGTTCCTTTGTTTTGGCGGATTGGCTGCTGCATTACTAGTTCGCATTTTCAG GTGGCAGAAAAGGCGTTGCTTTTATGGAACAACGACCAAATCTACAATCTAATCGGACACAATCGAGAAGTGATCTTACCCATCATTTTTCCAGCACTGGAAATGAACATGCAAAATCATTGGAACCAATCAGTCCTAAACTTAACACACAGTGTGAGAAACGTGATGACAGAGATGGATAACATGTTGTTTCTGGCCTGCTTTGCGCGTTTCTTGGAGGAGCGGGAAAAAGAGAGTTTTGAAACAGAGAAAAGGAAGGAAGCGTGGGCTCGCCTCGAGAATGCTGCAAGTCTTCAGCCAGTATCATGGAATACTACGGCGGTTCTG ATCAAGGGTCGACGTGATTCAACCTACGAAACCAGGAAAAACGAAGCAACTGATCAGATGACGGGTTTAGAAAGTTTGATATCTAGTTAA